Sequence from the Desulfovibrio sp. TomC genome:
CCGGCCACCATGAAGATCAACAGCAGGATGACCGGGAAGTTGTGGGCGGCTTCGTCAGAGAGCGTCGCCGGGCTGGTCAGGCCCAGAATCACGGCTTCCATGGCGAGCAGGCCGCCGGCCGGCAGCGGATAGCAGGACAGGGCCATGGCCAGGGTGAAGATGAATTCGGCAATGAGCAGCCAGCCGGTAACAAACGGCCCGACGGTATGGAACAAAATGGGATTGGCCATGAGGAAGGCGGCAATGGTCAGTTTGTACCAGTCCGGGGCGTTGCCGAGCAGGTTGGCCAGAAAGGCCCGGGGCAGGGTCCGAGGCATGAAACGACTCCTTGGCTGGATGTGCGACGGCGCAGAGCGCCGGGAGTCCATAACACAGTGCCGCCCGGGGACCAAACCCGGCCGGCGCATTCCGCCTTTAGCCGCAACCCCGCGCCGTTCCCATGGTTTTTAGCCCCTGACCAATGGTATCCCCCGGTTGGACCAGACGGTTTATTATCAAAGCGGTTGCTGGTGGTTTGGCAGGCGCAAACAGTCCCCTTTGCAGAAGAGCCTGCAACCGGCCGGGAATCATGCTGTTTTCATTGACGCCGGGGAGCTATTTGTCTACTTTAAACGTATGGATGCGGTCCCGCGTGGCCGGGTCCGGGACGTCACCGGCCAGGAGGCCGAGCCAATGAAACTCACGACCCGAAGCCGCTACGGAACCCGTATGATCCTGGATATGGCCATGCATGGCCAAAACGGTCCGGTGCGCATCAAAGACATTGCCGCCCGCCAGGGGGTTTCCGTCAAATATCTGGAAAAACTCGTACGCGAACTCAAGGATGCCGGCTTTGTGCGCAGCCGTCGCGGTCCGCGCGGCGGCCATGAACTGGACAAGCCCCTGGCCGAGATTTCCGTGGGCGACATTGTGCGCGCCCTGGAAGGCGACCTGTCCCTGGTCGAATGCAACGGCGAGGGCGGTCCCTGCCCGCGCACCGCCGAGTGCCTCACCCGGGGCGTGTGGATGGAGGCGGCCCGGGCCATGCACGAAAAGCTCGACTCCATCACCCTGGCCGATTTGATTGCAGGGCGCACCGACTGCGCCGCCGCCGGGACAGCCCCGGACAAGCCGCTCCCAGGCAGCGGGGGCGCACAAGGTTGCCGCCGCAGCATATAGTGCTTGAACGCCGCCGCCGTTATGCCCTAGTATCAGCCAGTATCACTTAAAACGGCCGAAACAACGGGGCGGATCATGGATGGCAGGGATGGCGACGGCGTCCGCACGGGCATCCTGCTCGTAGCGGCCGGAGACGGGGTGCCCGAAGAACTGGCCCCGGCCCTGGCCGCCCTTGGCTATAGCGTGCTTGGCGCGGCCCCGGGTGGGGAACTGCCGGCGGCGGTGGTCCTGGTCGCGGCCCCTGGCGCGGCCCCGGCGGCTGCGGCCCTGGTCCGCGATTTTCACAGTCAGGGCCTTCCCGTGGTCTGCTACGCCCTGGACGGCGCTCCCGAGTTCCTCTCCGCCCTGGCCGCCGGCCATCCCCAGGGCTTGCTTGCCCCGCCGTTGTCGCTCCCGCAACTGGGCGTCGCCCTGGATACGGCCCTGAGTTCCTTTGACGAAATCGGCCTGACCGGCCGGCTGGCCGTCCTCAAAAGTCTCATGGACGCCGCCGTCAATCCCATCTACGTCCAGGATACCGAGGGCCACTATCTCGGCATCAACCGGGCCTTTGAGACCTTTCTCGGCGTCTCCATCCAAAGCGCCCCGGGCCTGACCGCCGCCGAAATCTTTTCCGACGAGGTGGGGGCGTTTTTGGCAGAGAAGGATCGCGAGATTTTAAGCCGGGGCGGCGTGCAGCAGTTCGAAATCGCCGTGGAGGACGCCTCGGGCCGGGAACGCCATCTGGTCTTTCACCGCGCCCGGTTCGACGATGCCGAGGGCTCGGCCCAGGGCATTGTGGGCGTGGCCACCGACGTCACCGACAGCAAACGGGTGGAAAAGGATCTGCGAAGCGAGCAGGAAGTGTTGCGGCGCATCCTGAACGGTATCCGGGCCGGTATTTTCATCATCGATCCCAAGACCCAGCTCGTGGAGGACGTCAACGCCACGGCCGAGGAGCTGTGCGGCCGCAGCCGGGCGGAACTGGTCGGCCGGCCCTGCGGCGACATCGCCTGGAGCGACAACGAAGGGCGGCTCCTGGGCACCTGCTCCGTTTTGACCGAGCGCAATATCATAAACGAAGAGATGCGCCTGATCCGGCCGGACGGGCGCACCGTGCCGGTGCTTAAAACCGTGGTCACGGCCCCGCGCCGGGGCGAGCTGCGGCTTTTCGAGATCGTCTTTGACATCAGTGAGCGCAAGACCCTGGAGCGCCAGCTGGCCGTGGCCCAGAAGCTTGAATCCCTGGGCGAACTGGCGGCCGGCATTGCCCACGAGATCAACACCCCGACCCAGTATATCGGCGACAACCTGCATTTTCTGTCCACGGCCTTTGCCGGATTTGGACAGGCCTTTGCCCGCATCGAGACCGTGGCCCGGCGGCTGGCGGCCGACAGCGGCGATCCGGCGGCCCTGGAGGAGATCGAGGCGGCGAGACGCGAAGCCGATGTGGAATTTCTCCTCGACGAGGCCCCCCGGGCCTTGGAACAGTCGGTGGAAGGCGTGGGCCGGGTGACGGCCATTGTGTCGGCCATGAAGAAGTTCTCCCATCCCGGCGGCGAGGAAAAAACCGCCGTGGACCTCAATGCAGCGGTGGAAAACACCGTTATTGTGGCCAAAAACGAGTGGAAGTATGCAAGCGAGGTGATTCTTGAACTCGACCGCAGCCTGCCGCCGGTGTTCTGTCTCCCCGGCGATTTTAACCAGGTGATTTTAAATATCCTGGTCAACGCCGCCCATGCCGTGGCCGAGAAGGTCAAGGGCACGGTCGAGAAGGGCCGCATCACCATCCGCACCGAAGCCGACGGGGATTTTTTCAAGCTTTCGGTGGCCGATACGGGCGTTGGCATCAGTGACGCCAACCGGCGCAAGATTTTCGACCCCTTCTTCACCACCAAGGAAGTGGGCAAGGGCACGGGCCAGGGGCTGGCCATCACCCACAACATCGTGGTGACCAAGCACGGCGGCACCATTGATTTCGATTCCGTGCCGGGGCAGGGGTCCACGTTTACCGTCCGGGTGCCGTTTGGCCTTGAGGCCGCCCTGGCCGCCACCCAGGGAGACGATTCGTGAAAACCCGCATTCTGTTCGTCGATGACGAACCCAACGTGCTTTCGGCCCTGCGCCGCATGTTTCACGACATGCGCGGGGAGTGGGAGATGGATTTCGCCCAGGACGGACCGACCGGCTTGACCATGATTGCCGAGCAGCCCTTTGACGTGGTGGTGGCCGACATGCGGATGCCGGGCATGGACGGGGCCATGTTTCTGCGCGAGGCGCAAATTCACAATCCCGGGGCCATCCGCATCGTGCTGTCAGGCCATTCCGACCGGGACATGATCATGCAGACCGTGCGTCCGGCCCATCAGTTTTTGCAGAAACCCTGCCGGCCCGAGGAACTCAAGGCCGTCATTTCCCGGGGACTGTCCCTGCGTGAGGTGTTTCTCGACGAGCGGGTCAAAAACGTGGTGGCCAAGCTCGACCAGTTGCCGACAGTGCCGCGCCTGTACGCCGCCCTGCTCGACGTGCTGGCCCAGGAAGATCCGTCCGTGCGCGAGGTTTCCGCACTCATTGCCCAGGACGTGGGCATGGCCGCCGGGCTGCTCAAACTGGTCAATTCGGCTTTTTTCGGCCTGCGCACCCATGTCTCCAGCCCGGCCCATGCCGTCAATCTGCTCGGGCTTGACGTGGTCAAGGCCCTGGTGCTCGGGGTCGGATTGTTCGGGCGTTTCGACAAAGAGGCGTTTCACGACTTCGACCTGGAGAAGCTGTGGAGCCACTGTCTGGGCACGGCCCGGCTGGCCCGGGAGATTGCGGCCCAGGAGGACGCCCCAAGCGAGGCGCGCGAACACTGCTATATCGCCGGACTGCTCCACGACGTGGGCAAGCTGGTCATGGCCACCAATTTTCCCGAACTGTATCTGGAGGTCATCCGGGCCTGCCAGGCCGGCCAGGGGACCATTCTCGACATGGAACAGCATTTCTTCGGGGCCTCCCATGCCGAGGTCGGGGCCTATCTGCTGGGGCTTTGGGGGGTCGAAGACGCCGTGGTGCGGGCGGTCTATCTCCACCACGAACCCGGGCGCGACCGGCGGGCCGGTTTCTCGCCGCTGTTGGCCGTGCACGTGGCCAACCGGCTGGAGCACGAACTGGTGGTCATCAGCCGCGACTATGCCATAAATCCCCTGGATGAACTGTATCTGGCGGCCTCGGGCCTGGCCCCGCGGCTGCCGGTCTGGCGGGAGGCCTGTCAGAAGGTGCTGGAGCAGGGCGGCGCGGACAGCGGGGGTTGAGCACTGCGGGAAGCGTCCGGCCCTGGCGTTTCCCGATCCGGCGGCACACGGCGGCCGCTCCCCAGGGCAGGTTGTGAGGAACAGGCATGGACCTGACGGCGGAACTGGTCGGCGGATGTCTGGTGGTGTCGGTGCTGACTCCCGAAGTGGACCACACCGGGAGCGCGGATTTCAAGGACGCAGTGCTCGAGCGCTACGCGGCGGCCAAGGCCGATGACCTGCTGCTCGATCTCGGGGCGGTCAACTTCATGGACAGCAAGGCCATCGGGGCCATGGTGTCGGTGCGAAAGGCCGTTTTGGCCCATGGCGGCCGCATGGGCATCTGCCGTCTGCATCCCCATGTGGACAAGATCATCCGGGTGGTGACGCTGGGGGCGGTCTTCGACGTCTTTGCCGATCGGGCCTCGGGGCTGGCCCGCTACGCCTGAGGTTTGGCCGGGGCGGGCGAGGGGGCGGCTTAGACGAGCCGGCGCAGGACGGCCATGGCCAGATCGTCGTGGAGGATGCCCTTGCAAAAGGGCAGGGCGGTTTCGATGATCTCGCCGATCAGGTCTTTGGGCGCAATACCCGGGCGCAGGTGCTCAAGCACCCTGTCCTCGCCGAAAAACGTCCCGTCCGGGGCGCGCAGTTCCGTCAGGCCGTCGGTATAGAGAAAGAGGCTGTCCCCGGGACCAAAGGGGATGGTGCGGGAGGTCCAGTCGAACTGGGGCAGGAGGCCAAGGGCCGGTCCCTGGGACGGCAGTTCGGTTAAGCCCTCGCGCCCGATGACATAGGCCGGCACATGTCCGGCCGAGACCACGGAGAGCAGGGGCACATTCCGGTCGATGCGGCACAGGGCCAGGGTCACGAACATGTCCAGGTCGCCGCCGAGCAGCAGGTCGCACAGCATGGCATTGAGCGCCGCCATGATCTCTTCCGGAACCAGGCGGGCCTGGCGCAGCGACAAGAGCAGTCCCTTGCACACGGCCATGAGCATGGCGGCCGAGGCCCCGTGGCCGGAGATGTCGGCCATGACCACATTGACGGCCGAGCCGTCGTCCCAGGCTTCGTAGAAATCCCCCCCGACCTGTTCCTGGGCCTGATAGACCACGGCCGACTCGATGCCCGGGAAATCGAGGTCCTTGGGCAACAGCTGGCGCTGGACACAGCCGGCCAGATACTGTTCCCGGGTGAGCAGATCGTTTTGGCGACGCAGCTCCTGGCCGAGGGTGGCGAGTTTCAAGTGCAGGTTGATGCGGGCGGCCAGCTCCTGGCGGTGGTAGGGCTTGGGCATGAAATCGTTGGCCCCGGCCGAAAGCGCTTCGGCCCAGACGCAACGGTCGGTTTCGCCGGACAGGAAGATGATGGGCACGTCGGCCAGGGCGGGGACGGCCCGGATGCGGCGGATGGCCTCGATGCCGTCGATGCCCGGCATGAAGAGGTCCAACAGGATCAGGTCCGGGTGCACGGTTTCGGCCAGGGCCACGGCCTCCAGGCCGTTTTCGGCTTCGACCACGGCAAAGCCGAAGAGCGATGTCACGTGCCGCCTGAGCACTTCCCGGAAAATGGCGTTATCGTCGGCGATAAGGACGCGCGTCATAACTCCCGCCACAGCTTTGGGGGCCTTTGGCCCGCCCGTTCCCTTTGCCCAAGTGGATTTCCAAAGGGCTATCTCTCCCTCTGGCCGCAGGAGCAACGGGGTTCCGCATCAAGCGCATGCTTCGACTGTCCCGGTCAAAAGCCGCCCGGACTGGCAGCCCAGCGCCAAGAACCCCTTGAAAAACGTTTCCCTTTGCAGGGGTCCGGGGGATCATCCCCCCGGCCGCCGGAGGCGTCTTCTGCCTTTCCTACTCTCCCTCCCTACTTGGGCAGAAGGACGTAGGCCTTGGCCGTGCCTTTCATGAGGCCGGCCTGATGGGCGGCTTTTTCGCCCGGCCCGAGGTAGAGGTCAAAATGATTGCCGCGCATACAGCCGGTGTCCTGGGCCATGACGAAGCCGGTGAAGCGCTCGACGCCGGGGCCGGTCCCGGGCGGATAGCCGGGCAGGTCGCCGTCGACGGCGAGGAGCGTGCCGTAGGGGACGAACCCCGGGTCCACGGCCACGCTGGCGTGGGGGGTGACGGGCACGCCCATGGCCCCGACCGGCGGGGTCTGGGAGGCCTTGAAAAAGATATAGCTCGGATTTTTGGTCAGATACTCGCGCACCTGGGACGGGTTTTCCTCCAGGAAGCGGCGGATGCGCTGCATGCTCATCTCTTCTTCGGGGAAGCAGCCCCGTTCCACCATCACCCGGCCGACGCCGACGTAGCGGTGGGCGTTGTGCCCGTCGAAGAGGGCATAGATCGTGGAGCCGTCCTCGATGTAGCGCAGCTTGCCCGAACCCTGGACGTGCAGGAAAAAGACCGCGATGGGGTCCTTGGCAAAGCCCAATTCCAGGTTGCGGCCGGCAAGGACGCCCTTGTAGTCTATGGCTTCCCGGCTGTGCTGTTTGCCCGAGGCTCCGGGATTGCGGTAGATGGGCCAGATGTATTGGCCCTGGCGGGTGCGCGAGACCTCGATGGTCGGCTCGTAGTAGCCGGTCAGGAGCGTATCGGTGGCAAGCGGCGCCCAGGTGAAATATTTGGCCAGCACGGTCGGGTCGCGGTCGAGTTCGGGCAGGATGCGTCGGAAGGTGGTGAGGCTTTGGTGGAGCTGGCCCCAGGTCAGGCGGGCCCCGGGCTGGTCCACGGCCACGGCGTTGGCCGGTTTGCGGGCGGCATAGGCGATGGAGCGGTCAACCGCCGGGGCCAGGGCGGCAAAGCTCGTGATCTGCTGGCTGGCCGGGGAAATGCGGCTGTTCCAGGGCGTCGTGATGGGC
This genomic interval carries:
- a CDS encoding MltA domain-containing protein gives rise to the protein MMRPAKRHFRALALATCLATCLLTGCAGLEDAPRPAAAQQTTAAQTPAATSQVRAPVAPPITTPWNSRISPASQQITSFAALAPAVDRSIAYAARKPANAVAVDQPGARLTWGQLHQSLTTFRRILPELDRDPTVLAKYFTWAPLATDTLLTGYYEPTIEVSRTRQGQYIWPIYRNPGASGKQHSREAIDYKGVLAGRNLELGFAKDPIAVFFLHVQGSGKLRYIEDGSTIYALFDGHNAHRYVGVGRVMVERGCFPEEEMSMQRIRRFLEENPSQVREYLTKNPSYIFFKASQTPPVGAMGVPVTPHASVAVDPGFVPYGTLLAVDGDLPGYPPGTGPGVERFTGFVMAQDTGCMRGNHFDLYLGPGEKAAHQAGLMKGTAKAYVLLPK
- a CDS encoding PP2C family protein-serine/threonine phosphatase; this translates as MTRVLIADDNAIFREVLRRHVTSLFGFAVVEAENGLEAVALAETVHPDLILLDLFMPGIDGIEAIRRIRAVPALADVPIIFLSGETDRCVWAEALSAGANDFMPKPYHRQELAARINLHLKLATLGQELRRQNDLLTREQYLAGCVQRQLLPKDLDFPGIESAVVYQAQEQVGGDFYEAWDDGSAVNVVMADISGHGASAAMLMAVCKGLLLSLRQARLVPEEIMAALNAMLCDLLLGGDLDMFVTLALCRIDRNVPLLSVVSAGHVPAYVIGREGLTELPSQGPALGLLPQFDWTSRTIPFGPGDSLFLYTDGLTELRAPDGTFFGEDRVLEHLRPGIAPKDLIGEIIETALPFCKGILHDDLAMAVLRRLV
- a CDS encoding RrF2 family transcriptional regulator, with the protein product MKLTTRSRYGTRMILDMAMHGQNGPVRIKDIAARQGVSVKYLEKLVRELKDAGFVRSRRGPRGGHELDKPLAEISVGDIVRALEGDLSLVECNGEGGPCPRTAECLTRGVWMEAARAMHEKLDSITLADLIAGRTDCAAAGTAPDKPLPGSGGAQGCRRSI
- a CDS encoding PAS domain S-box protein, with translation MDGRDGDGVRTGILLVAAGDGVPEELAPALAALGYSVLGAAPGGELPAAVVLVAAPGAAPAAAALVRDFHSQGLPVVCYALDGAPEFLSALAAGHPQGLLAPPLSLPQLGVALDTALSSFDEIGLTGRLAVLKSLMDAAVNPIYVQDTEGHYLGINRAFETFLGVSIQSAPGLTAAEIFSDEVGAFLAEKDREILSRGGVQQFEIAVEDASGRERHLVFHRARFDDAEGSAQGIVGVATDVTDSKRVEKDLRSEQEVLRRILNGIRAGIFIIDPKTQLVEDVNATAEELCGRSRAELVGRPCGDIAWSDNEGRLLGTCSVLTERNIINEEMRLIRPDGRTVPVLKTVVTAPRRGELRLFEIVFDISERKTLERQLAVAQKLESLGELAAGIAHEINTPTQYIGDNLHFLSTAFAGFGQAFARIETVARRLAADSGDPAALEEIEAARREADVEFLLDEAPRALEQSVEGVGRVTAIVSAMKKFSHPGGEEKTAVDLNAAVENTVIVAKNEWKYASEVILELDRSLPPVFCLPGDFNQVILNILVNAAHAVAEKVKGTVEKGRITIRTEADGDFFKLSVADTGVGISDANRRKIFDPFFTTKEVGKGTGQGLAITHNIVVTKHGGTIDFDSVPGQGSTFTVRVPFGLEAALAATQGDDS
- a CDS encoding response regulator, which gives rise to MKTRILFVDDEPNVLSALRRMFHDMRGEWEMDFAQDGPTGLTMIAEQPFDVVVADMRMPGMDGAMFLREAQIHNPGAIRIVLSGHSDRDMIMQTVRPAHQFLQKPCRPEELKAVISRGLSLREVFLDERVKNVVAKLDQLPTVPRLYAALLDVLAQEDPSVREVSALIAQDVGMAAGLLKLVNSAFFGLRTHVSSPAHAVNLLGLDVVKALVLGVGLFGRFDKEAFHDFDLEKLWSHCLGTARLAREIAAQEDAPSEAREHCYIAGLLHDVGKLVMATNFPELYLEVIRACQAGQGTILDMEQHFFGASHAEVGAYLLGLWGVEDAVVRAVYLHHEPGRDRRAGFSPLLAVHVANRLEHELVVISRDYAINPLDELYLAASGLAPRLPVWREACQKVLEQGGADSGG
- a CDS encoding STAS domain-containing protein, whose protein sequence is MDLTAELVGGCLVVSVLTPEVDHTGSADFKDAVLERYAAAKADDLLLDLGAVNFMDSKAIGAMVSVRKAVLAHGGRMGICRLHPHVDKIIRVVTLGAVFDVFADRASGLARYA